The Spirochaetota bacterium genomic sequence TGCAAAAGTTGAAACCATATCGAGCATTTCCTTATACGTAAATTGTGCGATAGTACCTGTAACAGGGCTATCATAGATTAAAGCAACCTGATTGCCTCTGCCACTTTCTACATGACGGTCAATAGCGTTATAGCAGGTATTAAGCTGTCCACCTACAAACCATCGATAAAATGGTTTTCTGGAATCATCCAGCACTTTGGTATATGGTTTATACCAGTTGATTGCTTTTGCCGCTTCACTCCAAAATTTTTCAGGATTATTAATAGACTCATCATAAATTTTTTGATACAAGCTCATAGACTTCCAATCCCCCTTTCTATGGATTTAAAATTTTATATATAATTTTGTTACAATGTATGTACAATAGCTCATTGCATATTGATATTGATATTGTGAAGAATCAAAAGTTTTTAGAATTTATTATAACAGTATAAAAAAATTGCTTACTTGATATGTTGGTCCTTGACCAAAATATTCGGGGGAATATATTTGTCAATGATAAATATATGTAGTATTACAAAAATTGTAATACTATAAGGCATTTAAAGTGTGCTGAAAAATGAAATGCTGGTATGACACTGACTAATAGCAGCATGTACCGTTGTACCGAGTTTAAAATAATGGACATTAAATAATAAACCTTGTCCAGATTAAAAAAGGATATTTTTTTAAATCAATATTTACAAGCTCAGTTTCTCTTTCAAATCCAGCAATGTTAGTACGTGCTTACGTTCTTCATTGATTAGCCGCTCAAGAATGTCTTTTGACTTAGCATCATTGTGGTATATTTCCTTCAATTCCGAATACCACACAATTGAATCCCGTTCGGCATCCATTGCTATCTTGATTATATCAAGTGGTTGCTGGAGTGTGGGTGCGATTTTGTCAATATCATCTTTGTTTGAAAATACTCTAGTTGTTCCAATAGCTTTAAGATATGAATAGTACTCTTCAGTAAACAAGCCCTGAGTATCTTTTAATTCCTTAAGCATCCCAGAAAACGCATCTTTATGTCGCAACTCTTCATCTGCAAGAAATTGAAAAATCTGTTTAAACGACTCATCTTTAAATTTATTTTTAAAAGTAGAATAAAAATAAAACCCTGTTTCTTCAATGCCAATTGCTATATCAATTAATTCTTTTGTTGAATACATGGATAGTCTCCTTTCTTTTTATGAAGAATAGTTTTTTACAAATTCATATAATAATCTTACCCCAAATCCTGTGGCATTTTTTGGATTATAGCCACGCTTTTTTGAATACCACGCTGTGCCAGCTATATCAATATGAGCCCAAGGTGTATTTTCAACAAAATTTTTTAGGAATATCGCTCCAATAATTGTGCCTGCGTTTCTAACAGGTGGGACATTAATGATATCAGCAATGTCGGATTTGATTTCTTCATTGTATTCGGGATATAATGGCATGCGCCATATTTTTTCACCTGTAATGTCTGACGCTTTGGTGAGTACTTGAGATAAATTTTCATCATTTGTCAGATACGCAGCTACTATCTCCCCAAAACTAACAATACAAGCTCCCGTGAGCGTTGCAATATCAACAATAGCTTTAGGTTTTAATTTTCTTTCAATAAAGGATAATGCATCAGCCAGTATAAGGCGCCCTTCAGCGTCCGTGTTGCCAATCTCAACGGTTTTGCCGTTGTACGCGGTAAACACATCACCTGGTTTATATGCAGTATGCGAAATCATATTTTCAGCAAGTGGTATTACTGCATACACATTCACTGGTAGCTTCATCTGGGCAATTGCATTAATTGCATAAATGCACGAAGCTGCGCCAGCCATATCGGTGCGCATTGTCTCAATATGTCCTGAAGGCTTTAAGTTAATACCGCCTGTATCAAAGGTTATACCTTTACCTGCAATAGCTATCGCATCTTTTTTTGGTGCTCCCCTATAGTGCATAACTATTAAATATGGTGGGTATTTGCTGCCCTGGCTGACAGCTAACAGCAGTCCCATTTTCATTTTTTCTATATCTTTTTTATTGAACACTGTACATTTTATCTTTGATTGTGTGGCAATTGTTTTTGCAATTTTGGCGATAGTTACTGGATTAGCATTTTCAGTGGTTTCGTTAACTAAATCACGGCACAGTAAAGTGTTGTGGCATACAATCTCTACTTCTTTAAGAATTGGCAACAGCTGTGCGGGATTATCACACAGTAATATAGCCTTTTCTAATAATGGGTTTATTTCATCTTTTTTAGTTTTATAGCGATTAAATGCATAGTTTGAAAGATATAATCCTTCGGCAATGCATCGGCCACTATCTTTTATATTTATATTATCAGGAACAACAACATGAACTTCCAAAACTGATTTGTCCTGGCATGCACCAACTATAACACTTGCTGCGTTGCGCAAAGTTTCTTGTGTCACATCTTTATGGCTACCCAGCCCAACAAGAAGAATTGAAGGCTTATCTTTCAACGCTGCAAAAAAATAGGTGCCCTGTTTTGCTTTAAAGTTTTTTGTGTTGATGAATGAAAAAACATCAGACAGCTGTTGAGGAATAAACGTATTGTTGGCAATCTGTTCTTGGGTACAAAGTAATGCAACAGTTGCAGATGGTAGTACAACATCAAACTTTTTTGCCTGTAAAGTGAACATAGCTACACCTGTTTATACTACATCAAAATCTATGCGCATAAGGTCAGTGTCAACACTTTTTAACCTGACTTTAATAATGTCACCAAGCCTGAAACGGCGTCCCAGACGTTTGCCTATTACCGTGTATTCATCTTCATTGACAAGGTAATAATCATCGGTAAGGAATTTCAACGGAACCATACCTTCTATTGGTTTGTCAAGCAAACTTACATAAAATCCAAATCGTGTTACTCCGCTTATAATGCCTTCAAATTCCTGGCCAACCTTATCCTCAAGCAGTCTGCACCCTTTGAGTTTCAAGAGGTCACGTTCAGCTGATTGAGCCACACGTTCAAGTTTTGATGATTGCTCGCCTATTGCGGCCAATTCCTCAGGCAAGTAGGGTGGCGGAGTGTTGTCAATTAATGA encodes the following:
- a CDS encoding ferritin family protein, translated to MYSTKELIDIAIGIEETGFYFYSTFKNKFKDESFKQIFQFLADEELRHKDAFSGMLKELKDTQGLFTEEYYSYLKAIGTTRVFSNKDDIDKIAPTLQQPLDIIKIAMDAERDSIVWYSELKEIYHNDAKSKDILERLINEERKHVLTLLDLKEKLSL
- a CDS encoding leucyl aminopeptidase, which gives rise to MFTLQAKKFDVVLPSATVALLCTQEQIANNTFIPQQLSDVFSFINTKNFKAKQGTYFFAALKDKPSILLVGLGSHKDVTQETLRNAASVIVGACQDKSVLEVHVVVPDNINIKDSGRCIAEGLYLSNYAFNRYKTKKDEINPLLEKAILLCDNPAQLLPILKEVEIVCHNTLLCRDLVNETTENANPVTIAKIAKTIATQSKIKCTVFNKKDIEKMKMGLLLAVSQGSKYPPYLIVMHYRGAPKKDAIAIAGKGITFDTGGINLKPSGHIETMRTDMAGAASCIYAINAIAQMKLPVNVYAVIPLAENMISHTAYKPGDVFTAYNGKTVEIGNTDAEGRLILADALSFIERKLKPKAIVDIATLTGACIVSFGEIVAAYLTNDENLSQVLTKASDITGEKIWRMPLYPEYNEEIKSDIADIINVPPVRNAGTIIGAIFLKNFVENTPWAHIDIAGTAWYSKKRGYNPKNATGFGVRLLYEFVKNYSS